The following nucleotide sequence is from Sulfolobales archaeon.
TAACCTTAGATGGCTTTGCATACCTAGCTATAACTATTGAGAAGAGCCCTGCACCAGCAAACATGTTTATTATGAACTCCCCCGGCTTCACCAACCTCGAGATCCTTATATGCTCATAGCTCAGCCTAGGGGATATGTAGACCTTAGCTATATCTACCTTGAATAAGCATCCATGCTCCCTATATATGGTCTCAGTTCTCTTCTCACCTGCGAGCCATATAAGCTCCCTAAGCCTATACACACCTTCGACGGGCGATACAGAGGCCCACACGGATCTGAGCCATCTGAGTCTCTTTAGAAGCTCCTGGGCAAGGGGTGTAAGATCTTCTACCTCTAGATCAAAAGGCTTCCTTATAATAGCTATATCCCCTATAAAGTCGATGCCTCCCCACACCTTATCCCCCTTCTCAGGGCCTAGAATCTCTCTCGCTATATCCCTTAGAAGCCTCGCCATATCTTTGATCCCTAGGGGGTTCCAAGTCTTCTCTCGAGATCGCCTATTTTTTCTATAAGAACCCTCCTAGATCTTATATCTGCTAGGAGGGCCTCTAGATCCTCTAGAGCTCTCCTCATAACATCAACCTTATGCCTAAACCCTGGAACCAGCGAGTCTGGATAGTCTAGGTATCTGAGGCGAGAATATATATCCCCTATAAGCCTCACGATCCATGCTGACTCATCAACCCTCCAACTTGCTAGAAGGGAGATCGCCTGTCTCCTAAGCTCCCCGGTTAGATCTTCAATAGCTATTAACCTAGCCTCTGGAGGGATCTTTTCACCACATAGATCAATAGATTCCCCTGTATCCCTGCTCACCACCATATAGAGGTAAATAGCCTCGCAGAACTCCGCAAAGGCCTGTAGCGGGGCACCATATCTAGTTAAATCCCTATCCCTCTCAGGAATATTTAGGAGTTTCTCAACTAGCGCGGCGCATCTATAGATCTCCTCACGAGCCCTCTGAAGATCTGAAGCATTTATATATGTTACAGCTCTTCCCGAGCATCTTATGAGCTCCCTAGATATCTGGAGTATCTCCTCTCTCAGCGAGTCCCTGCGATCTAGTTCAGCCGATATTCTATCGATCTCATCAAAGATCTTCTTGCTTATATCGATACCCATATATACACCACGATATCAATCCCAACCGAAGATATATGAGTAACAAAGCTAGCAACAACACCATCTCCAGATCTTCGACTATGGATAGATCTTATGGGGCTTCTCCATGCATTGGCACCCTATATACGATCTTCCCGTCTACTATCGTATATAGAGGTTTGATCTCTAACAGCTCTCTAGGATCCCTTACCCCGAGCGGATCTCTATCCCATATAACGATATCCGCTAGCTTCCCAACCTCGATACTCCCTATGAGATCCTCCATCCCAAGGCATTTAGATGCTTCATAGGTATATGTTGCGAATGCCTCTGCTATGGATATCGCCTCGCCCTTATTCACCTCGATACCCAGCATGTCAAGCCTAGATACTAGAGAGTATATACCGTATCTAGGTGGATATGGTATCACTGGTGCGTCAGATCCGTTGCAAACTACTAGCCCTGCATCGAGCATTCTCCTCACAGGCAGGATCTTTCTATATGTGTCCTCATATAGGTTCTTTCTATAGGCCTCTGCTAGGAAGTAGATAAACCCACCCTGGATCTCGGCATATCCGCCAACTGCTTTGAGCCTCCCTATATGATCTTCTCTTGGGAGCATGAAATGTATCACAGTTAGGATCGATTTTCTCCCACCCCTTTTCAAAGCATCTTCATATGCCTTTATAACCTCTTCAATAGCTATATCCCCTATCGCGTGGACACTGATCATATAGCCTTTGAATAGAGCCTCTAGGATCATCTCTCTAAACTCGGCAAGATCTAGTGTGGGGAGCCCGCTGCTCTCTGGAAGCCCCTTATATTTACCAGAGATCCAGGCTGTTCTAGTGCTTATAGCCCCATCCAGTATTATCTTTATCCCTGGAACCCTTAGCCATGGATCCTCAGAGCCCGATATATAGCCCTCCCCCCTCCGAAGCTCTTCAAGGCTCTGCGCCCAGTAGAGGGCTATAACCCTTATCAGTTGCTCACCACTCCTTCTTATAGCTCTATACGCCTCTATAATCTCCTTTGTATACTCATGAGATGTGGGATCCTTAACAGCTGTGACCCCCTCTGAAACCCATTCCCTCATAGCATACCTTATAGCCTCAACCCACTCCATATGATCCGGTCTCGGGATCTTCCTCTCCACAATCTCTATAGCGGGTTTCTCGGCTAGGATGCCTGTGGGCTCCCCGCTAGAATCCTTCTCTATAATCCCCCCAGGAGGGCTTTTAGTATCCCTATTTATCCCTGCAATCTCTAGGGCTAGGCTGTTTACCACAACCATGTGCCCCGAGGTATGCCATAGCATTACTGGATGCTTCGTGGTTGCCTCATCTAGATCCCATCTAGTGGGCATCCTACCCTCTGGATAGAAGGCTTGGTTCCACCCACGCCCAAGGATCCACTCGCCCTCCTTCTTCTTCTCAGCAGCTTCTCTAACCACATTCACAAGCTTCTTAATGCTATCCACACCGGGATAGCTAAGATCTATATATCTGGTTTTATAGAGCCCCCAGACAGCCATATGGGCATGTGTATCTATTAAACCAGGTGTAACCCCTCTCCAACCAGCATCTATTATGGTTGTCCTCGAGTCTATATACCTCTCTACACCGCTTTTGCTCCCAACATATATAATTTTATTACCTCTAACAGCCATTGCCTCAGCTACTCCAGCTCCTTTGGCAAATGTATATATCTTACCCAGTATCACTAGATCAGCATATTCTTTATGGGCCATCTATAACCCCTATAATATGGGGTATGGAGATAATATAGCTGTGGGATAGGTATTTGTCTCGACAGGGATGCGTGGATGTTGAAGACACATATAGCGAGTATATTAGGATAGTGTTTCCCAGACATGCTAAT
It contains:
- a CDS encoding class I SAM-dependent methyltransferase family protein, with the translated sequence MARLLRDIAREILGPEKGDKVWGGIDFIGDIAIIRKPFDLEVEDLTPLAQELLKRLRWLRSVWASVSPVEGVYRLRELIWLAGEKRTETIYREHGCLFKVDIAKVYISPRLSYEHIRISRLVKPGEFIINMFAGAGLFSIVIARYAKPSKVISIDLNEYAYKLMVENVRLNKVEEIVIPIHGDALEIIKSYRGRADRVLMPLPELALKALPEAVEAIKDSGYIHAYEFVEAMNKKEALEKAENIYRDSLDRIEAIMEYRVEGRRVVRSVGPRKYQVVLDIWVRRS
- a CDS encoding amidohydrolase family protein, which encodes MAHKEYADLVILGKIYTFAKGAGVAEAMAVRGNKIIYVGSKSGVERYIDSRTTIIDAGWRGVTPGLIDTHAHMAVWGLYKTRYIDLSYPGVDSIKKLVNVVREAAEKKKEGEWILGRGWNQAFYPEGRMPTRWDLDEATTKHPVMLWHTSGHMVVVNSLALEIAGINRDTKSPPGGIIEKDSSGEPTGILAEKPAIEIVERKIPRPDHMEWVEAIRYAMREWVSEGVTAVKDPTSHEYTKEIIEAYRAIRRSGEQLIRVIALYWAQSLEELRRGEGYISGSEDPWLRVPGIKIILDGAISTRTAWISGKYKGLPESSGLPTLDLAEFREMILEALFKGYMISVHAIGDIAIEEVIKAYEDALKRGGRKSILTVIHFMLPREDHIGRLKAVGGYAEIQGGFIYFLAEAYRKNLYEDTYRKILPVRRMLDAGLVVCNGSDAPVIPYPPRYGIYSLVSRLDMLGIEVNKGEAISIAEAFATYTYEASKCLGMEDLIGSIEVGKLADIVIWDRDPLGVRDPRELLEIKPLYTIVDGKIVYRVPMHGEAP